The segment TTCCAGGTGCAGAGCCACATCCAAAACACCTTCCGTCGCTGTCTGGCGCAATTCTTCAGGGGAAAGATCCATAAACCGCAACAAGGCCTTTGCCCCTGCAGCCTCAAGACTTTCAATCATCGCACCAGCAAAGAAGACGTTCATAAAGCCACGGCCGCCCACGGTGTAAATTGCCGGTGGCGCTAAAAATTGAGATTTTCTGGGAATGAAATCTTCTGATTTTTTCAGCAGCTCCTTGGCCTGATGGCTCACATAAGAACCCTCAGCCGTCAGAATGTAGCCGTGAGAAGATGTTTTGATAATCTCAAACTGCAGTTGATGCCGAACAGATTGAAGAACTTTGGTTAAACGTGGGGGCTCAATGTCGAGGGAGCGGGCAAGGGATCTTAAGGATTTATGCTCTGGCAGCTCAGCAAGAAGTGACAGATCAAAAAAAGAAATTTTTGTAAGACGCTTGTCCATCATTGAAGCCTCGGCCTTTTCAAATCAACAAACAAAGACATTTAGACTGCGAGCAGGAGGAGATTGCTCGCAGTCTAAATTTTTTAAGGAATCAAAACTGAGTCTAGAACGTGGATTACACCGTTAGCGGTTTGAATATTCGTGACC is part of the Bdellovibrio svalbardensis genome and harbors:
- a CDS encoding LysR substrate-binding domain-containing protein, translating into MMDKRLTKISFFDLSLLAELPEHKSLRSLARSLDIEPPRLTKVLQSVRHQLQFEIIKTSSHGYILTAEGSYVSHQAKELLKKSEDFIPRKSQFLAPPAIYTVGGRGFMNVFFAGAMIESLEAAGAKALLRFMDLSPEELRQTATEGVLDVALHLEEIKWPQTWAAAEVGSMSWDLYVGKNHPLKGTISTDELLKYPFARSAYWNGRAIAQATDNLPIPRNERIMGHEMQTALTAVEIVQHSNNVALIPNIIAKKYEAAGFIRNLKVRGLELTEAKIYLSVRSDKISQRLFKQWQTQLKSLLKDT